The Siniperca chuatsi isolate FFG_IHB_CAS linkage group LG2, ASM2008510v1, whole genome shotgun sequence genome window below encodes:
- the kif5ab gene encoding kinesin heavy chain isoform X4 has translation MEGNLHDPQGMGIIPRISEDIFEHIFAMDENLEFHIKVSYFEIYMDKIRDLLDVTKTNLSVHEDKHRVPYVKGCTERFVTSPEEVMDVIDEGKANRHVAVTNMNEHSSRSHSIFLINIKQEHVETEQKLCGKLYLVDLAGSEKVSKTGAEGAVLDEAKNINKSLSALGNVISALAEGTKSHVPYRDSKMTRILQDSLGGNCRTTMFICCSPSSYNDAETKSTLMFGQRAKTIRNTVSVNLELTAEQWKKKYEKEKEKNRSMKETVQRLEAELNCWRKGEDVVVLEHLSPGSEDAPLVPPKSEEPLLDICSPCSPCSVASSIVVHISEEERQKYEEEIRKLYKQLDDKDDEINHQSQMVEKLKEQMLDQEELLASSRGDSEKVQSELGRLQTENESAKAEVKEVLQALEELAVNYDQKNLEVEEKSVQNKLLAEELAKKMAHLMALEAELSRIQQVSSHQRKRIAEILNGLMRDLSEFSTIVGNRDIKLPMEITGVIEEEFTVARLYISKIKSEVKSMVKRCHHLENLQMECHRKMEETGRELSSCHLLIAQHEAKIRSLTEYMQNVERKKRHLEDGYDSLSEELAKLQAQESISQVTRGENHTSVQDSSEMKRALEQQMESHREVHSKQLGRLRDEINEKQKIIDDLTDCNQKQQLELEQLHCDFERLRSQEHHKSRQLEELTFLHERHEQSKQDLKGLEETVARELHTLHNLRKLFVQDLTTRVRKSAGMEPDDSGGYITQKQKISFLENNLDQLTKVHKQLVRDNADLRCELPKLEKRLRSTAERVKALEGALKEAKEGAMKDRHRYQQEVERIKDVMRARNPFRRPHAAQIAKPVRPGHYPACSPTNPFFIRGYSDNPIAFCKAGFHNSINQEAAAPSAPATPESQPRLPETSANQNSPAKHLNSQNNDSHDNNAQDNMLPAEPPSQAEKNTAEMLDSENGNTTDINDNSVCLNVNSVSRTDVCDNQDPAKLYSLQPEASAS, from the exons GGCTGCACAGAACGCTTTGTCACAAGCCCAGAGGAAGTGATGGATGTAATAGATGAAGGGAAGGCCAACCGTCATGTTGCTGTCACCA ACATGAATGAGCACAGTTCCCGCAGTCATAGCATCTTCCTGATAAACATTAAACAAGAACACGTGGAGACAGAGCAGAAACTGTGTGGGAAGCTGTACCTGGTTGACCTAGCTGGTAGTGAGAAG GTTAGTAAGACAGGTGCAGAGGGAGCAGTGCTGGATGAGGCCAAGAACATCAACAAGTCTCTATCTGCCCTGGGGAACGTCATCTCAGCCTTGGCCGAGGGAACG AAATCCCATGTACCGTACCGTGACAGCAAAATGACTCGCATCTTACAGGACTCGCTGGGCGGGAACTGTCGCACCACCATGTTCATCTGTTGCTCTCCTTCCAGCTACAATGATGCAGAGACCAAATCCACCTTGATGTTTGGCCAACG AGCAAAGACCATTAGAAATACTGTATCAGTGAACCTGGAGCTCACAGCAGAGCAGTGGAAGAAGAAGTacgaaaaggaaaaggagaagaacaGGTCAATGAAGGAGACTGTTCAAAGACTGGAGGCTGAGCTGAACTGCTGGAGGAAAG GTGAGGATGTTGTTGTGTTAGAGCATCTGAGCCCGGGATCGGAGGACGCCCCCCTGGTGCCTCCCAAATCTGAGGAGCCGCTTCTCGACATCTGCAGCCCCTGCAGCCCTTGCTCAGTTGCCTCCTCCATTGTGGTTCACATCTCTGAGGAGGAGCGGCAGAAGTATGAGGAGGAGATCCGCAAGCTTTACAAACAGCTGGATGATAAG GATGATGAGATCAACCACCAGAGCCAGATGGTTGAGAAACTGAAGGAGCAGATGCTCGACCAGGAGGAG CTTCTAGCATCATCGAGGGGTGACAGCGAGAAGGTGCAGTCGGAGCTcggcaggctgcagacagagaaTGAATCTGCTAAGGCCGAGGTGAAGGAGGTCCTCCAGGCCCTGGAGGAGCTGGCAGTCAACTACGACCAGAAGAACCTGGAGGTCGAGGAGAAGAGCGTGCAGAACAAGCTGCTGGCTGAAGAGCTCGCAAAGAAAATG gCTCACCTCATGGCTTTAGAGGCGGAGCTGTCCCGTATCCAGCAAGTGAGCAGCCACCAAAGGAAACGCATCGCTGAGATTCTCAACGGGCTGATGAGGGACCTGAGTGAGTTCAGCACCATCGTTGGAAACAGAGACATCAAGCTG CCCATGGAGATCACTGGTGTGATCGAGGAGGAGTTCACAGTGGCTCGCCTCTACATCAGTAAGATAAAGTCAGAAGTGAAGTCAATGGTAAAGCGCTGCCACCACCTGGAGAACCTTCAGATGGAGTGTCACCGCAAGATGGAGGAGACGGGCAGAGAGCTGTCCTCATGTCACCTCCTCATTGCACAG CATGAGGCAAAGATCCGCTCTCTGACGGAGTACATGCAGAATGTAGAGCGGAAGAAGAGACACCTGGAGGATGGCTATGACTCTCTGAGCGAGGAGCTGGCCAAACTCCAAGCTCAAG AGAGCATCTCACAGGTGACCAGGGGGGAGAATCACACATCTGTCCAGGATTCCAGTGAAATGAAG AGGGCTCTGGAGCAGCAGATGGAGTCACACCGTGAGGTGCACAGCAAACAGCTTGGCCGCCTGCGAGATGAGATCAATGAGAAGCAGAAGATCATCGACGACTTAACTGA CTGTAACcagaagcagcagctggagtTGGAGCAACTGCACTGTGACTTCGAACGTCTCAGGAGCCAAGAGCATCACAAGAGCCGGCAGCTGGAGGAACTGAC ATTTCTCCATGAGCGACATGAGCAGTCAAAGCAGGACCTCAAAGGACTGGAAGAGACTGTT GCTCGCGAGCTCCACACCCTGCACAACCTCCGCAAGCTCTTTGTTCAAGACCTCACGACTCGAGTTAGAAAA AGTGCAGGGATGGAGCCTGATGATAGTGGGGGATATATCACCCAGAAACAGAAGATTTCCTTTCTTGAAAACAACCTGGACCAGCTTACAAAAGTTCACAAACAG ctggTACGTGACAATGCAGATCTTCGCTGTGAGCTTCCAAAGCTGGAGAAACGTCTTCGGTCTACAGCTGAACGAGTTAAGGCACTGGAGGGTGCGCTGAAGGAGGCAAAGGAAGGAGCCATGAAGGACCGCCACCGCTACCAGCAGGAGGTGGAGCGGATCAAAGATGTGATGAGGGCTCGCAATCCCTTCCGCCGGCCCCATGCTGCACAGATAG CCAAGCCTGTGCGTCCTGGCCACTACCCAGCGTGCTCTCCCACCAACCCCTTCTTCATCCGAGGCTACAGCGATAACCCCATTGCCTTCTGCAAAGCTGGTTTCCACAACAGCATCAACCAAGAAGCAGCTGCTCCTTCTGCTCCTGCAACACCAGAGAGTCAGCCCAGGTTACCCGAGACCAGCGCCAACCAGAACAGCCCCGCCAAACACCTCAACTCCCAAAACAACGATTCACACGACAACAACGCTCAGGACAACAT GCTTCCAGCTGAACCACCAAGCCAAGCAGAAAAGAACACCGCAGAGATGCTTGATTCAGAAAATG GAAACACCACAGATATCAATGACAACAG CGTGTGTCTGAATGTGAATTCTGTGTCCAGAACTGATGTTTGTGACAATCAGGACCCAGCCAAACTCTACAGCCTGCAGCCGGAGGCTTCAGCCAGCTAA